The following coding sequences lie in one Kribbella sp. NBC_00709 genomic window:
- a CDS encoding carboxymuconolactone decarboxylase family protein, protein MDERMNFSKVSPAGFRAVFGVEKYVQGVLDHSVLHLIKVRASILNGCAFCLDMHTTDALKEGESSQRLFGLAAWRDSSFYDDRERAALALTDAVTVLERDGVPDEVWDAVVEHFGEEGAANVLLAIGTINLWTRLNVATRRQPELAG, encoded by the coding sequence ATGGACGAGCGGATGAACTTCAGCAAGGTCTCGCCGGCCGGCTTCCGGGCCGTGTTCGGCGTCGAGAAGTATGTGCAGGGCGTTCTGGACCACTCGGTGCTGCACCTGATCAAGGTGCGGGCGTCGATACTCAACGGGTGTGCGTTCTGCCTCGACATGCATACGACGGACGCGTTGAAGGAGGGCGAGAGCAGTCAGCGCCTGTTCGGGCTCGCGGCCTGGCGCGATTCGTCGTTCTACGACGACCGTGAACGCGCCGCGCTGGCGCTGACCGACGCGGTCACGGTGCTCGAGCGCGACGGCGTACCGGACGAGGTCTGGGACGCGGTGGTGGAGCACTTCGGCGAGGAGGGGGCTGCGAACGTGCTCCTCGCGATTGGCACCATCAACCTGTGGACCCGTCTGAACGTCGCGACCCGGAGACAGCCGGAACTGGCCGGTTGA